One Euphorbia lathyris chromosome 1, ddEupLath1.1, whole genome shotgun sequence DNA segment encodes these proteins:
- the LOC136219964 gene encoding putative receptor-like protein kinase At3g47110, giving the protein MGFYSNSQCLSLIFLFLYVRFPLLQVHASGNNTDHLSLLKFQQWITSDPRGLFNSWNSSLSFCSWSGITCSRRHQRVISLNLSGQKLVGTISPYIGNLSFLRILNLENNNFRGHIPQEVDNLFRLQHFLVNNNSLSGEIPSNLSRCNQLQIIDLSVNQVEGRIPSELGNLEKLDMLLLSVNKIGGEIPPSLTNLSSLTRFALARNELVGEIPADMGRLKSLKFFSVGANHLSGTVPPSFFNISSIVFISTADNQLNGSIPETVGLTLPNLQKVYMGLNEFSGFLPYSFSNASYLRILDISTNKFEGEVPNFGSHPDLLWLDLSDNDLGTNSSTDLMFLKSLRNSTNLQILGLSYNNFGGVLPNSMANLSIDLNRLYLGGNQFTGMIPAALGSFINLIVVGMEFNLLTGVIPSYLGKLRKLLGLNLWGNEFSGEIPSSFGNLTQLSQLILSQNQLKGIIPASIGNCTSLNFLYLSQNNLEGHIPEELMVLPSLSILLSLEHNSLSGNLPAQVGKLINLNKLDVSENKLSGEIPTAIGDCSALAYLYMQGNSFEGAIPSSVASLRGLQHLDLSRNNLTGEIPKDLQNLPFLQYLNLSFNDLQGEVPTGRAFGNASALSLIGNPKLCGGIPQLLLPKCLSKPTKKGKSDALKIAIIVSSTCVLLGVLSLLAYRRRKSRSSSSSATPSLMDLHVKVSYQDLHNATSGFSSEYLIGSGGFGYVYKGYLNQIGRAVAIKVLKLHQKDAFKTLMAECSVLKNVRHRNLVKILSYCSSIDYSRNEFKALKFMENGSLDGWLHHDNDSGNQPRYLNFLERLNIAIDVASALHYLHDLYERSIIHCDLKPSNVLLDKNMVAHLSDFGLAKFLSITNDDSRSQSSAIGIKGTIGYSPPESGMGTRASKEGDVYSYGILVLEMFSGKRPTDLMFKDNLNLHNFVRNSLPNKVDQIVDETLIFNQMEETPALISVFEVGIACSRESPQERMKMEDTVKQLDSIRTGLHK; this is encoded by the exons ATGGGATTTTACAGCAACTCTCAGTGTCTTTCACTGATATTTCTTTTCTTATATGTCAGATTCCCATTGCTGCAAGTCCATGCTTCAGGAAATAATACTGATCACCTTTCTCTGCTCAAATTTCAACAATGGATAACCAGTGATCCTCGTGGACTCTTCAACTCATggaattcttctctctctttctgcAGCTGGTCCGGTATTACTTGCAGCCGTCGCCATCAGAGAGTCATTTCTTTGAACTTGTCAGGCCAGAAATTGGTTGGAACCATTTCACCATACATTGGAAACCTGAGTTTTCTCAGGATTCTTAACCTCGAAAACAACAATTTTCGCGGCCACATCCCTCAGGAAGTTGACAATCTCTTCCGACTGCAACATTTCCTTGTCAACAACAACTCTCTATCAGGGGAAATTCCAAGTAACCTGAGCCGCTGTAACCAACTCCAAATAATCGATTTATCGGTCAATCAAGTGGAAGGAAGAATCCCTTCAGAGCTTGGTAATTTGGAAAAGCTTGACATGCTTCTTCTTAGTGTAAACaaaattggaggagaaattcCGCCTTCGCTTACCAACCTCTCATCACTGACTAGATTTGCACTTGCAAGAAATGAATTGGTGGGAGAGATTCCAGCTGACATGGGCAGATTAAAAAGCTTAAAATTTTTTTCAGTTGGGGCTAATCATTTATCTGGAACTGTTCCTCCATCCTTTTTCAACATCTCTTCTATTGTATTCATTTCAACTGCAGACAATCAACTCAATGGGAGTATTCCGGAAACTGTAGGCCTCACTTTACCAAATCTCCAGAAAGTATATATGGGTTTAAATGAATTCTCGGGGTTTCTTCCGTACTCGTTTTCTAATGCTTCTTATTTGCGAATTCTTGATATTTCTACAAATAAATTTGAGGGAGAAGTACCGAATTTCGGAAGTCACCCTGACCTTTTGTGGCTAGACCTTTCCGATAATGATCTTGGAACAAACTCATCCACTGATCTGATGTTCTTAAAATCTTTGAGAAACTCTACCAATTTGCAAATCTTGGGTCTTAGTTACAACAACTTTGGAGGTGTTTTGCCAAATTCGATGGCGAATTTGTCGATTGATCTGAATCGCCTGTATCTTGGTGGTAATCAATTTACTGGAATGATTCCTGCTGCATTAGGAAGTTTTATAAACTTGATTGTTGTGGGTATGGAGTTTAACTTATTAACAGGTGTCATTCCATCTTATTTGGGAAAGTTGCGAAAGCTACTAGGATTGAATTTATGGGGAAACGAATTTTCAGGCGAAATTCCATCCTCTTTTGGCAATCTCACTCAACTTTCTCAACTCATATTGTCACAAAACCAACTGAAAGGAATCATTCCTGCAAGTATTGGAAATTGTACCAGCTTGAATTTCCTCTATCTTTCGCAAAACAACCTCGAAGGCCACATACCAGAGGAGCTTATGGTATTGCCTTCCTTGTCAATATTGCTAAGTTTGGAACATAACTCATTGAGTGGCAATCTACCAGCACAAGTGGGGAAGCTGATAAATCTCAATAAGCTAGATGTTTCAGAAAACAAGCTTTCAGGTGAAATTCCTACGGCCATTGGAGATTGTTCCGCGCTTGCATATCTTTATATGCAAGGAAATTCTTTCGAAGGAGCCATTCCTTCATCCGTGGCTTCTTTGCGAGGCCTTCAACATTTAGATCTTTCAAGGAATAACTTGACAGGAGAAATTCCAAAAGATTTGCAGAATCTTCCTTTTCTACAGTACTTGAATCTTTCGTTCAACGATCTTCAGGGTGAAGTTCCAACAGGAAGAGCTTTCGGAAATGCTTCTGCATTATCACTTATTGGCAATCCTAAGCTTTGTGGCGGTATCCCACAGCTACTTTTGCCGAAATGTCTCAGCAAACCGACGAAGAAAGGGAAGTCTGATGCTTTGAAGATAGCAATTATAGTATCTTCGACTTGTGTTCTTCTTGGTGTCCTTTCGTTACTTGCTTATCGAAGAAGGAAATCGAGAAGCTCTTCTTCATCTGCTACACCCTCACTGATGGATCTCCATGTAAAGGTATCTTATCAGGATCTTCATAATGCAACCAGTGGATTCTCTTCAGAATACTTGATTGGATCAGGCGGATTTGGTTATGTATACAAAGGTTACCTTAATCAAATAGGGAGAGCAGTAGCTATTAAGGTCCTAAAACTTCATCAAAAAGATGCTTTCAAGACCTTAATGGCTGAATGCAGTGTCTTAAAGAATGTCAGGCATAGGAATCTTGTTAAAATACTGTCCTATTGCTCGAGTATAGATTACAGCCGAAACGAATTCAAAGCTCTAAAATTCATGGAAAATGGAAGTCTAGACGGGTGGCTGCATCATGACAATGACAGCGGTAATCAGCCTAGATACTTGAATTTCCTTGAAAGGCTGAATATCGCAATCGATGTGGCGTCTGCATTGCATTATCTTCATGACCTCTATGAAAGATCAATCATTCATTGTGACTTGAAGCCTAGCAATGTGCTTCTTGATAAGAACATGGTTGCTCACCTAAGTGATTTCGGTTTGGCTAAGTTCTTATCAATCACAAATGATGATTCTCGGAGCCAAAGCAGCGCAATCGGAATCAAAGGGACTATTGGATATTCCCCTCCAG AGTCTGGAATGGGAACTCGAGCATCGAAAGAAGGGGATGTATACAGCTACGGAATCCTCGTGCTAGAGATGTTCTCAGGGAAAAGACCAACTGATTTAATGTTCAAAGACAATTTGAATCTTCACAACTTTGTCAGGAATTCATTACCAAACAAAGTGGATCAGATTGTTGACGAAACACTTATCTTCAATCAAATGGAAGAAACACCTGCATTGATCTCAGTGTTTGAAGTGGGAATAGCCTGTTCTAGGGAATCACCTCAAGAAAGAATGAAAATGGAAGATACTGTTAAACAACTAGATTCCATCAGAACTGGATTGCACAAATAA